The Dendropsophus ebraccatus isolate aDenEbr1 chromosome 10, aDenEbr1.pat, whole genome shotgun sequence genome has a segment encoding these proteins:
- the LOC138766133 gene encoding ovarian cancer G-protein coupled receptor 1-like, translating into MCNETVSCPFPDKYEAILFPIIYSSVFIVGLLGNLTAIAVIVQLIKKKNILGVYLANLCASDLMYIFTLPVWIVYTAKEDWVFGTLTCKIVGFFFNSNLYTTIAFLSCIALDRFIATVFPLRSRIIRSMKKAMIACVVVWILILGSHSYFLSRNDLFTSSQNVELCYEKYPMEQWMAHLNYFRIFVVFLIPLVLLVFSYCSIIRAIHRASGLDMDQRRKITRLLLSMTTIFIVCYLPYHVVLFIRSYVSDLNFCNCEIEKQVRPAYRISFALTSLSSALDPFINIFVSEGVKRDLMVEIRAIWVCLVYRGRTDRSKRRCITFVCDEAAKNHNGLLCTHQTKVQTRF; encoded by the coding sequence ATGTGTAACGAAACAGTATCGTGCCCATTCCCAGACAAATATGAAGCTATCCTGTTCCCCATCATCTACAGCAGTGTCTTTATCGTGGGACTACTGGGTAACCTAACCGCAATCGCAGTCATCGTCCAGCTTATCAAgaagaagaacattttgggaGTCTATCTGGCCAATCTTTGCGCCTCTGATCTCATGTACATCTTTACCCTTCCCGTCTGGATAGTCTACACCGCCAAGGAGGATTGGGTTTTTGGGACCCTTACGTGTAAGATAGTGGGTTTCTTCTTCAATTCTAATCTTTACACGACTATCGCCTTCCTTAGTTGTATAGCCCTTGACCGCTTTATTGCCACGGTTTTTCCGCTACGCTCTAGGATCATTCGGAGCATGAAGAAGGCAATGATAGCATGTGTGGTGGTGTGGATATTAATCCTTGGATCTCACAGTTATTTCTTGAGTAGAAATGATTTATTTACCTCATCCCAAAATGTGGAGCTCTGCTATGAGAAGTATCCCATGGAGCAATGGATGGCTCATCTCAATTACTTTAGAATCTTTGTGGTATTTCTTATACCGTTGGTTCTTCTAGTCTTTTCCTACTGCTCCATCATCCGTGCCATCCATCGTGCTTCTGGCTTGGATATGGACCAGAGAAGAAAAATCACTCGCCTTCTACTGTCTATGACCACCATATTTATCGTCTGCTACCTCCCCTACCACGTGGTCCTTTTTATCCGTTCATATGTCAGCGACCTAAACTTCTGCAACTGCGAGATCGAAAAACAAGTCAGACCGGCTTATCGGATCTCCTTCGCCCTCACGAGCCTCAGTAGTGCTCTAGACCCTTTTATTAATATCTTTGTTAGTGAAGGTGTAAAGCGGGATTTGATGGTGGAGATCCGAGCTATCTGGGTTTGTTTGGTATATCGAGGAAGAACTGACAGAAGCAAAAGGAGGTGCATTACTTTTGTCTGTGACGAAGCTGCGAAAAACCACAATGGTCTCCTGTGCACACATCAAACCAAAGTGCAGACCCGATTCTAG